GGCACCTGCTCAAAATACATCTGCATCAGTATAGATGAAGATGGAAATGTGCAGGATGCCCAGTTCATCGGAGGCTGCGATGGCAATACCAAGGGCGTTTGTGCTTTGATTAAAGGCATGAAGGCAAAGGAGGTCATCGCCCGAC
This Segatella copri DSM 18205 DNA region includes the following protein-coding sequences:
- a CDS encoding TIGR03905 family TSCPD domain-containing protein; translated protein: MLQQDKQDKLQKVTYQTHGTCSKYICISIDEDGNVQDAQFIGGCDGNTKGVCALIKGMKAKEVIARLKGITCGNKPTSCPDQLATALQEMGY